AACAAAAACTGCTTTCTGTCTTGGTGGCAATTCATCTATCTCTTTCTTTATCTGTTTCCAAACATCCTCTTTTATAATCTTCGATTCACCAAAATCTCTTCTGATATCCTCAACATCTTTTTCTAACTCAACGCTTCTCTCTTTCTGTTTTTTTCTTAAAAAATCATACGATTGGTTAAGAGTAATCCTAAATAGCCAGGTTGAAATTTTTGCATCTCCTCGAAATTTTTCCCAATTATTAAAAGCTTTTATAAAACTTTCCTGAACTATATCCAAAGCATCGTGGTGATTGCTGACCATCTTAAAAGCAACACCATACATTTTGG
The window above is part of the bacterium genome. Proteins encoded here:
- a CDS encoding RNA polymerase sigma factor, translating into MESKKKTDFDTCYRMYAPKMYGVAFKMVSNHHDALDIVQESFIKAFNNWEKFRGDAKISTWLFRITLNQSYDFLRKKQKERSVELEKDVEDIRRDFGESKIIKEDVWKQIKKEIDELPPRQKAVFV